A stretch of DNA from Curtobacterium sp. MCBD17_035:
GTCGCGGGCACGCGGCGCTTGTGCTCGGTGGCCCGGTAGCGGGTCTCGATCGCCTCGGCGACCTCCTCGGGCACGTCGTGCCCCTGCAGGTACGCGTCGATCTCGGCGTAGCTGAGGCCGAGGTTCGCCTCGTCGGTCTGACCGGGCAGGTCGTCGAGCAGGTCGGCCGTGGGCGCCTTCTCGTAGAGCCGCGCCGGCGCGCCGAGGTGCTCGAGGAGCTGACGGCCCTGGCTCTTCGTCAGGCCGGTCAGCGGGGTGATGTCGACGCCGCCGTCCCCGTACTTCGTGAAGAAGCCGGTCACGGCCTCCGCGGCGTGGTCGGTGCCGACGACGAGCAGACCGCGCTGCCCGGCGACCGCGTACTGCGCGACCATCCGCATACGGGCCTTGACGTTGCCCTTGACGAAGTCGCTCAGGGCGGTGCCCGACTCGGCGACGTCCTGGACGACGCCGTCGACCCCGTGCTCG
This window harbors:
- the nadE gene encoding ammonia-dependent NAD(+) synthetase, whose translation is MRELQAAIAADLDVQPVIDPEQEVARRVAFLRDYLLATGAKGFVLAISGGQDSSLAGRLCQLAVESLRAEGHPAEFTTVRMPYRVQADEDDAQLALRFIAADPGITVNIEHGVDGVVQDVAESGTALSDFVKGNVKARMRMVAQYAVAGQRGLLVVGTDHAAEAVTGFFTKYGDGGVDITPLTGLTKSQGRQLLEHLGAPARLYEKAPTADLLDDLPGQTDEANLGLSYAEIDAYLQGHDVPEEVAEAIETRYRATEHKRRVPATPFDTWWGGASPRP